The Microbacterium schleiferi genome contains the following window.
TCCCCCGCGATCCGGATGCGTCGGCCCGTGCGCTGGCGGCGGGCCTGCGGACGGCAACCGGACTCGAGCTCGGCGTCATCATCAGCGACACGCTCGGGCGTGCGTGGCGTGAGGGTCAGACCGACACGGCGATCGGCGCGGCAGGCATCCGGGTGTTCGAAGACCTCCGCGGCGGCACGGATGCCGAGGGCCGCCCCCTCGTCGTGACGATGCCGTGCGTCGCGGACGAGCTCGCCGCCGCCGCTGACCTCGTCAAAGGAAAGACCGGACAGACGCCGGTCGCGGTTGTGCGCGGCCGGAGCGACCTCGTCGGATCGCTCGACCTTCCCGGAGCGCGCTCGATCGTCCGGGCGCGTGAGAACGACATGTTCCACACCGGCGCTGCCGAGTCCTACGCGGACGGATACGCGCGGGGACGCGCTGACCAGGCCGCAGCTGACGCGAACGGCGGAGGGGCAGAGCACTGAGCTCTGCCCCTCCGGTCCGATCGATTCACTCGGGTCAGCGCGCCGAGCGCAACGACACCTGCCCTGCCGACAGGTTGACCGAGATCGTGCTGTCGGCACCGGGATCGCTGCCGACGCTGTTTCGGAAGTTCCCCGCTGACACGTCGGAGGTCACGTCGTAGCTGCCCTCGGGTACGACGAGATTCAGAGAACCTGCGCTGACTTCGGCGCGGATGTCGCTGGGCTGCGATCCGGTCAAGGCGGCGTCCATCGATCCCGCGCTGACCGTGAGGTCGGCGGTGTCGACGTCGGCAAGTTCGAGCGTTGCGCGGCCCGCCGAGAGATCGATGGTGAGATCCTCGGCTGCGCCCGCCAGATCCACCTCGCCGGCACCGACCGAGAGGCCGA
Protein-coding sequences here:
- the cofE gene encoding coenzyme F420-0:L-glutamate ligase, coding for MLQIWAFDGIPEIVAGDDLVAVIASAAGGSLADGDILVVTSKIVSKAEGRFVAATDREDAITAETVRVVATRVSTSGHATRIVENRLGIIAAAAGVDASNTPEGTVLLLPRDPDASARALAAGLRTATGLELGVIISDTLGRAWREGQTDTAIGAAGIRVFEDLRGGTDAEGRPLVVTMPCVADELAAAADLVKGKTGQTPVAVVRGRSDLVGSLDLPGARSIVRARENDMFHTGAAESYADGYARGRADQAAADANGGGAEH